In the Sulfobacillus thermosulfidooxidans DSM 9293 genome, ACGGCAGTGCATGAAGACGTGCCGGATATGGTCGATGAGCGGCTAAAGCCACTCATTTCCGGATATTTTCAAACCGAGCGCGGATTTGTCTTTGTGTGGCATTCTCATGGTCCCTATTTTTTGTGGGATTTGATGCATCAGGCCGGGGAGATGTTATCATGACTTTTCACGATCTTAGATGGGACTCAGCGGAAGAAAAAGAACTCTTCGTCGCCGAATTGCAAGATCTGCTACAAACCTTAGAAGATACCGCGCTGTCAGATGAGCCTGATATTGCTGCGGCGTTTCGTGCGGCCCATACGATAAAAGGTTCGGCAGCCATGGTCGGGCTTGTGGAATGGTCGACGAAAGCGCATCAACTTGAGGATGCGTTAGATCATGTCAGGGGACAAGACATTACATGGGATCAAAGTGATCTGCGCAAACAGGTGCTAGATTTGGTCGATTTTATCCGGGGCGAATTATCCCCTTCCTCTCCTAGCTCAAATCTCTCCCCCGGTGAGCACTGGCGTATTAGGTTAGATCCCGCTTGTGCGCTGAAAGGCGCCAGGGCTTTTCAATTATTGAACCGGATTCAAGAAGTCGCTCAGATCATCTCGTCCAAGCCATCGCTCGAGAACCCTGCCGAGTTGGAACAATTTGATGACACGACGGTCGAGGTGGTAATGAAAATTAAAACCGGTGGCCCGGTTAATTGGCCGGAGATATTTCACAGTGTTCCGGAAGTGGAGAGCTGGGAAAAGGTTGTTCCCAAAGAATCAGACCGTTCTGCCTCCTTGACTGGCGCACCGGCGACGGTAAGTGCAAGCCGTCAAGAAAACATGATCCGCATTCATCCCGGCGTCCTCGAGGGGCTTTTAGATGGGCTTGGGGAATTATTGCTGCGGCACGCCGAATTGACGCACCGGTTGCCTGATGTCTCGTCATCAGCCAAAGAAGCTTTAGAAGGCATTAAGCGCATTGCCATGAATTTGCAAGATATTACTTTGCGGGCCAGAATGTTACCATTGTCCACGCTTTTTCATCAATATCCCCGGGCCGTTCATGATATCGCCACGCAACTCTCTAAAGATATTACCCTGAGCATCGAAGGAGGCGAAACCCAGTTAGATCGGCTGGTTATGGACCGGTTGCATGAACCCTTGTTACATCTGATTCGTAATGCAGCCGACCATGGTATTGAAAGTGCTGAAGAACGCTTACGCCAACATAAATCCCCTACGGGCCATATTTTCCTTAAAGCGTCGTCACGAAAAGGCCGGGTACAAATTATTGTGGCCGATGATGGGCACGGCATCGATTGGGACCGGTTACGGGACAAAGCGGTGAAACGGGGAGTTATGACCCGTGAACAAGCCGAAAGTGCTTTACCCGATCAACTTGTGGCAATGCTTTTCCTTCCTGGATTTTCTACCAAGGATCAAGTGAGCGATCTTTCAGGGCGGGGAGTAGGCCTGGATGTCGTGAAGGAAACGTTAACTGCACTTCATGGCGATATTCGGGTGGAATCCGAACCGGGTCAAGGAACCCGGTTCATCATGGAATTGCCCATGACCATGGCGATTTTATCGGCCTTATTAATTCAAGTGGGACCCGTTGTTTTAGGCATACCGGTATTAAATGTGGAACGGATTGAGCATTGGCAACAAGATGTCGTCAAACACACGTTGGGAGCGGAGATGATCGATGATAATGGGCACCCGTTGAAGGTGACCGTGCTTGCCGACTGGTTAAAAATCCCGGGAAGCCGCCCGCAGGTGATCGTTCGGGTTCAAGATGGTCCTCTCAAAATGGCGCTTGTGGCCGATACCGTGTTAGGACAGCAAGATGTGGTGATTAAACCCATTGATCGGGTCATGCCGTTTATGCCTTGGATGACGGGGGCAGCCGTGTTAGGGGATGGGCGCGTGGCCTTAATGGTCGATGTGAAACGCCTGGTTGAGCGCATTGGCTATGATGAGAAAACCTCTTTGCAACAGAAGACGGTGGTTTCCGAGGGGAGCACGCCAGAAGCCTTATCATCATGGCTGGTCTTTGAGCTCGGCGCCCAACCTTATGCAGTTTCTGTAGAAAAAGTCCAAGAAGTGTTAGTGCGCCAGCCCGTTTCCCGCATTATGGGCCAACATCCCTTCTTAGAAGGGGTGACCATGATCCGGGGAGAATCCTATCCGGTGATTTCCGGGAGAAAAATGATGGATAGTCCACAGGATGGGGAGAGCGGATATTTCATCATTATTCATATGAGTCAACGCCGTTTTGTCTTGTCGGTAGACGCGGTGAAAGAGATTATTCCCATTAACTGGCGAAGTATTCAAGCGGTACCCCATTATCAAAAGACGGAAGTGATTATGGGATTGGCGGAAGTGGGGGACCGTGTGATCCAACTGGTGGATTTCGATGCCACCTTGGCGGCCGTTCTTCCTGTCGATACCTCTTTGCCTCCGGCTCAAGAGGGTCCATCGCGTCTAGATGGTGTGAGGGTATTTGTCGCCGATGATTCCCGTTTGGCCCGACAAAAATTAATGACAGCGCTCACGGAACAAGGGGCTCTGGTTCGGGCCTTTGAAGACGGACAAGCTTTGATGACAGCGATTGAGGAGATTAAGGATGCTTCTCTTCATCCTCATGTCGTGGTGACTGACATGGAAATGCCGCGAATGGACGGCTATCACGTGTTGCAAGCCATGAAAAGCGGATTTCCTGCCATTCCAGTTATTGTGCACACATCTTTAGATGGAAAATTATCCAAAGAACGGTGTCAAGACTTGGGAGCCGATTTTGTCCTCACCAAATGGGATGTGGCTGAACTCGTCCACTCTGTCCATTTAGCCTATCACGGTACCATGGATAATAAGGGAGAAAAGACGCATGCGCTTATTGCCGATTAATCAATTACAACCTGGAGATATTACTGCCGATACCCTCAGAAGTGCTGATGGACGGATTTTGCTTAGGGCGGGCGTGGAACTCACGGAATCGATGTTGCGCACCTTAACCCGGTGGAATATTCCGGCTTTGCCCGTTGAATGGCCAGGTTTTGAGGATATTGATACCACTTTGGTTCTTTCTGCACCGTTAATCGATGACATGGTCAAATGGGCTTCTCAATCAGGCCCCTTAACCTGGGATGTGATTAATCAAGGACAGCACATTCTTCGCAAGATGTGGGATGAACAGCTGGATGCTCACGGATCGGCTTTTGAATTAATCCCGGTTTATCAAGTAGGGACGCCGTTTTTGAGTTATTACGTCAATCTTGTCGGCCTGGTGATGCGTCTAGGGTACCAATTAGCCCCCGAATGGGCTGAGGCTTATGCTTTGGCGGCTTTGTTAATGGGATTTCATCATAAGGGACTACAAGACGGTCAAGTGAGAGAAGAAGATCCGCATCATGCCCTAAGTCTCGTGAAGGAACTTAGGCAATTTCAGGTGCCATCGCCCACGATTACGACACTCCTCCAACACCATGCACGTTATGACGGCAGTGGTGTCCCTAATCTCAAAGGCGAGGAAATTTATCGCGGAGCGATGATCTTGGGATTGGCCGAAAACTTTTTAACCTTGGTATTTCAAACGAATGAGCCCGCACTGCCCGCTCACGAGGCGTTGGAATGGGTTGTTGGAGGAGCGGGTATGGATTTTTCCTTGGAAACCGTGAAAAAACTGCAGCGTATCATAGCGCCTTATGCCACCGGACAAGTCGTGTCGTTGGGAAATCATGATGTAGCCGTGGTGCGCCGTGTCCCTTCGGATTGGCCGAGTCGCCCGATTATTGGATTGTTAAATGGTAAAGATGCTGGTCTGATTATCGATTTACGGGACCCAGACCAACAGACCCGAGTGATTACCGGAATTTATCCTGAACGGCTCTGGCCTTGATAACAAGAACTCATGAGAAGTGAGGTGGGAGGATTATATGGCGCACGTCGATGAAGTGCTTACAATTTGGGGAAAAATTTGCGGACCGGGACTGGATGAAGCGGGACGTGCCTTAAGTCAAATGACCGGACTGGATTTTACCATGGAAGATAAAGCGGTCAATGAAGTCGCGTGGGGGGATGTGCTAAAGCGTTTTACCCAACAGGATGATACCGAATATTATGTGGTCCATTTAGGGGCTACAGGACTGTTAACCGCTAGGATTATGTTGATTTTTTCGCCAGAAAACGGTCAGCGTCTAGTTTCCACAATGATGGGGGAAGACACAGGGTTGCCACTTGATGAGGTAGGCCTTTCGGCGCTCGCAGAGATTGGGAATGTGGTTGGGACAGCTTTTTTGAACGTGTTTGCCAATATTTTTGGCACAGTGTTTGAGCCCACCGTTCCAGAAGTGAAACAGGGTTACGGAATCGATGTTTTCCCATTGTTTTCGAACCAGCAGCGTGTGCTGATTACTGAAGCTATCTTTCGCGTGACGGGCGAAACATTAACCGGGGAAATTTTGATCGTGCCGGAACGTTTACAGAAAGGAAGGTAATGGGGATGACGGTACTGATTGTGGATGACGCGGCCTTTATGCGTCTTCGGTTAAAAAAATTATTAACTCAACAAGGTTATGACGTGGAAGAAGCCGCTAATGGCCGAGAAGCGGTCGAAAAATACCAGGCTATTCGTCCGGATTGTGTGCTCATGGATATTACGATGCCCGAGATGAGTGGTCTTGATGCCTTGAAAGCCATCAAAGATGTGGACAGCGCGGCCAAAGTGATCATGGTTTCGGCCTTGGGTCAACAAGCGATGGTCATTCAAGCCATTCAAAATGGTGCCAAGGATTTTATTGTCAAGCCCTATGAGCCAGAACGTGTATTGGCTTCACTCAGTAAAGTCCTGTCCTAATTTATTCATTCATGTTTAGCGGATTGATAAAAAAGGAGTCTTTGTCTTTATGCCTGCCGTAATGATCGTGGACGATTCGGCCTATGCCCGGTTTGTGTTAAAGGACCGGTTTAAGCACCGGGGATGGGATGTACTGACTGTCGGGAGTGGCGAAGAGGCTTTGATCCAAGTGTCCAATTTCGTCCCCGATTTGATTACCATGGATGTTCTCATGCCCCATATGAATGGCATTGAGACAGTCAAAGCCTTGCGCGCCAAATGGGATGGACCTATTATTATGGTTTCCAGTCAAACTCAAGGAGGTGCAGATTTAACCTGGCAAGCTTTGGACGCGGGCGCCTCCGACTTTGTGGGTAAACCCGCTCCGAGTCAGCCACTCGATCAAATCATTGACCAAATCATTGCGAAATATGAAGCCCTAAAGACCCCTTATGTCAACCGGATGGTTAAAGTGATGCCTTCTTCGAGGCCGAAGCCAATACCTACTCACGCCAGGCTTTTGATTGTTGGCGCCTCCACGGGAGGTCCTAAAGCATTGGCTAGGGTGGTGAAATATTTTCAGTCACCTTGGTCGATTCCCATCGTGATTGTTCAGCACATGCCCGCGAGTTTTACCGCGTCCTTGGCCGCCCGGCTTGGACAAATTACCGGAATACCGGTACGTGAATCCCCTTTGGCTCCCCAAAAAATGCCATGGGAACCGGGCCAGATCATTTTGGCCCGTGGAGGATATCATCTGCGCTTGGATGAACACGCTTTTTGGAGTGAACCAGGCCCCCGGTTACATGGGGTCATTCCAGCCATCGATGTGACAGGCATTGACGGTGTCAAAGCCTTTGGACAAGATTTGTGTTTTACCATTTTGACCGGCATGGGCGAAGACGGTGCGGAAGCGGCTTATCAATGCCATAAGGCGGGCGGAACGGTCATCGTTCAAGATCCGGCCACAGCAGTCGTCTGGGGCATGCCCCAAGCCACATTAAACAAAGGAGTGGGTGACATGGTTGGCACACTCGATGAGATTGGTAGCTGGCTAAATGAGGTGATTCATCCTGGCTTTGGAATTTCCTGATGCCCACTGGCATGAATTTGTCCGGTATATTGATCACGAAAATTTGTTGGTCTTACAGGACTATAAACGCGATCAAGTGGAACGACGGCTCAAAGGCTTTCTCTTACGTGAAGGCTATGCGGATTTACCAGGCCTCATCGAGGCGATGCGTCATCAACCCGGGATTGCAGCCCGCTTAAAAAATTTCTTAACAGTGCATGTGAGCGAATTTTTTCGTGATCCGCCATATTGGCAACGCTTAGCCACCGCTCTTCACGACAGGGGCTTCACCCATGGAAGGGCGTGGTCCGCGGGATGCTCGTGGGGAGCAGAGCCGGCTTCGTTTTGGCTGATGGAACGCAGTCATGCTCACCAGTGGGAGATTTGGGCTACCGATACCGATGTGATGACCCTGGAGCAAGCGAAATTGTTACGATTTCCCAAAGAAAGCTTAACGCCGTTGCTGGATCCCTACCGGGAGTGGTGGCATCTAGATGGAGAGGATACCTTCTCGTTAGTCCAGGAGGCGCACCGTGATATTCACTGGGCACATCATGATTTACTCACCGATAAAGGATATCCACAAAGCTTCGAGCTCGTCATGAGCCGGTATGTCATGATTTATTTTTCTCAAGAGGCGCGTCGCCGTGTCTTAGAAAACTTGGTGAGTTCGCTGAAAATGGGAGGGCTTCTCTTTATTGGGGCCACGGAAACTCTTTTGGATGCCCAAGCATACGGCTTAGTAGCCATTGGCCCGGCGCTTTTTCAGCGAGTCATGTAATCATCTCAATATCTCAATGAGCGTTTAGCCAAGCTTTTGGCCTAAGACAACTCATGGCTTACAATGAACAGATGAGGGGAGATTTGTAAAGAAGGTGTTTTGATGGAACCAGAGATTTGGCAAGGACTTCGGGAAACATATCGTCCGCAACAAATAAAGACACTATTTGTTGCGGAATCACCATCTAGGGGTCAACGCTTTTTTTATTTGGGGAATTCGCAATTATTTCGTTTTACGTACCAGGCATTTGTACGTGTTTTTGGCAACACAGTTGGTCAAACGCCTCAGGAATTCTTTTTATGGTTTCAACAACACGGTTTTTTCCTAGATAATTTGGCATGTGAAAGTATTGGCTATTTAAAGGAACCTGAGCGTCAACAAGCGCGGATTCGCTGGATCCCTTCCTTAGCTGATCGGCTAGCACAATACCGTCCTGGTTCCATTATTGTTGTCATGAAAAGTTTGGAACACCACGTGACCCAGGCCATTCTTTATGCTGGCATCACGCCTTATGTGCTGGTATTACCATTTCCCACGAGAACCTATCACAATCAACAAGTGTACGTGGACGGACTCAGTCAATTTCTCACTACACGTAAAGTGTAAAATGATCTAGGCGAAACATGTCATAGTATATCATGTGTATTCAGCATGATATCCCTCGAATTTTTGAAATGGGTTAAGCTAAAACCCGTACAAACATTGGCCAGAAGGGCTAGTTGACAAGGATAATCTGGCTGATCATGATGAATGAGACAGGATGTAAAAGAAAGGCGGAGACAAGTTATGGGTATCGCGGGATATTGGGGCCTTTTTAATGAATTATTGATGATTACGAGTGCGGTTGTTGTCGCCTTTGGATGGTATTTTATTCGACACAAGCGCATCGATGTGCACCGTAAGTTTATGTTAACGGGCGCGAGTTTGGGTGCCGCTTTCTTTGTCAGTTATGTGTTGAGCACTTTTACCATTGGCGACACATATTTTGGAGGGCCTAAAAAATATAATGCTCCATATCAAGTTTTTTTGCAGTTTCACGTTATCTTAGCGACGGCCGCGGCAGTCATGGGCGTCATTACCCTGCGTTGGGCTTTAAGAGCTCGGTTTAACAAGCACAAGAAAATAGCGCCATGGACGGCAACGTTTTGGTTTGTCTCGGCCCTGACCGGTCTTGCCGTGTTCTTGATGCTCTTTGTGATCTTTCCTCCGGGCCCAACGACCAAAAGTTTAGTGCAGATTCTTGTAGGACATTAAATAAGGGAGCGAAGCGATGAATACCGTCAAAGACCTGCATTTTTTATCGTCTCCCTCGGTTCTACAAGACGAAGAGCATCCCCTTTTAGTCTTATTACATGGTTTTGGTTCTGATGAAAGAGACTTAATGGCGATTAGGCCCTACATTGATCCGACATGGGCCGTTGTCACCATTCGTGCACCATTTGCGGAAGGTTCCGGATTTCGCTGGTACGCTTTAAGATCGTTGCAATCCCCGGATCTTGAGGAAATGGAGCAGGCATTAAACGCCTTAAAGAAGTGGTTTTCGGGCCTGACAGTGCGTTTTCCCCATGTTCCTCCCAATAAAGTGATTGTGGGGGGATTTAGCCAAGGTGGGGTCATGGCACTTCATTTAGGCCTTTACCAACCGCTACGAGAAATTGGCGGTGTCAGTGTGTTGAGTGGATATTTGCCAGATCCTCCTTCCCCCGACACTTCGTGGCGCCGGCTTCCCGTATTTTGGGGCCATGGTCTGAGTGATCAAGTCTTGCCTTATGCGCTGGCGCATAAGGCTCACGAGATCTTAAGTCGTCATAATATTGAAATAACATTTCGTTCCTATGCGATGGGACATGAAGTGATTGAAGAGGAATTGCATGATCTGATGCAGTGGCTAAATGATGTCGTCAAATAAACTGGGATAGGAATGCAGGTGATCATGGCGACATGCGAGTGATGCGAAAACAACGTCGATTAGATCGGAACTCTGCTCTGCCCCGCTGGCTGTGGTTAGGGATTTTAACGACGATGGTCGTGGGGACAGGGACGGTGGCTCTCACTCCGCCATTAGCCCAGGT is a window encoding:
- a CDS encoding chemotaxis protein CheC: MAHVDEVLTIWGKICGPGLDEAGRALSQMTGLDFTMEDKAVNEVAWGDVLKRFTQQDDTEYYVVHLGATGLLTARIMLIFSPENGQRLVSTMMGEDTGLPLDEVGLSALAEIGNVVGTAFLNVFANIFGTVFEPTVPEVKQGYGIDVFPLFSNQQRVLITEAIFRVTGETLTGEILIVPERLQKGR
- a CDS encoding chemotaxis protein CheB, whose amino-acid sequence is MPAVMIVDDSAYARFVLKDRFKHRGWDVLTVGSGEEALIQVSNFVPDLITMDVLMPHMNGIETVKALRAKWDGPIIMVSSQTQGGADLTWQALDAGASDFVGKPAPSQPLDQIIDQIIAKYEALKTPYVNRMVKVMPSSRPKPIPTHARLLIVGASTGGPKALARVVKYFQSPWSIPIVIVQHMPASFTASLAARLGQITGIPVRESPLAPQKMPWEPGQIILARGGYHLRLDEHAFWSEPGPRLHGVIPAIDVTGIDGVKAFGQDLCFTILTGMGEDGAEAAYQCHKAGGTVIVQDPATAVVWGMPQATLNKGVGDMVGTLDEIGSWLNEVIHPGFGIS
- a CDS encoding HD domain-containing phosphohydrolase; translation: MRLLPINQLQPGDITADTLRSADGRILLRAGVELTESMLRTLTRWNIPALPVEWPGFEDIDTTLVLSAPLIDDMVKWASQSGPLTWDVINQGQHILRKMWDEQLDAHGSAFELIPVYQVGTPFLSYYVNLVGLVMRLGYQLAPEWAEAYALAALLMGFHHKGLQDGQVREEDPHHALSLVKELRQFQVPSPTITTLLQHHARYDGSGVPNLKGEEIYRGAMILGLAENFLTLVFQTNEPALPAHEALEWVVGGAGMDFSLETVKKLQRIIAPYATGQVVSLGNHDVAVVRRVPSDWPSRPIIGLLNGKDAGLIIDLRDPDQQTRVITGIYPERLWP
- a CDS encoding response regulator, coding for MGMTVLIVDDAAFMRLRLKKLLTQQGYDVEEAANGREAVEKYQAIRPDCVLMDITMPEMSGLDALKAIKDVDSAAKVIMVSALGQQAMVIQAIQNGAKDFIVKPYEPERVLASLSKVLS
- a CDS encoding alpha/beta hydrolase; the encoded protein is MNTVKDLHFLSSPSVLQDEEHPLLVLLHGFGSDERDLMAIRPYIDPTWAVVTIRAPFAEGSGFRWYALRSLQSPDLEEMEQALNALKKWFSGLTVRFPHVPPNKVIVGGFSQGGVMALHLGLYQPLREIGGVSVLSGYLPDPPSPDTSWRRLPVFWGHGLSDQVLPYALAHKAHEILSRHNIEITFRSYAMGHEVIEEELHDLMQWLNDVVK
- a CDS encoding DUF420 domain-containing protein, yielding MGIAGYWGLFNELLMITSAVVVAFGWYFIRHKRIDVHRKFMLTGASLGAAFFVSYVLSTFTIGDTYFGGPKKYNAPYQVFLQFHVILATAAAVMGVITLRWALRARFNKHKKIAPWTATFWFVSALTGLAVFLMLFVIFPPGPTTKSLVQILVGH
- a CDS encoding chemotaxis protein CheW, whose product is MTFHDLRWDSAEEKELFVAELQDLLQTLEDTALSDEPDIAAAFRAAHTIKGSAAMVGLVEWSTKAHQLEDALDHVRGQDITWDQSDLRKQVLDLVDFIRGELSPSSPSSNLSPGEHWRIRLDPACALKGARAFQLLNRIQEVAQIISSKPSLENPAELEQFDDTTVEVVMKIKTGGPVNWPEIFHSVPEVESWEKVVPKESDRSASLTGAPATVSASRQENMIRIHPGVLEGLLDGLGELLLRHAELTHRLPDVSSSAKEALEGIKRIAMNLQDITLRARMLPLSTLFHQYPRAVHDIATQLSKDITLSIEGGETQLDRLVMDRLHEPLLHLIRNAADHGIESAEERLRQHKSPTGHIFLKASSRKGRVQIIVADDGHGIDWDRLRDKAVKRGVMTREQAESALPDQLVAMLFLPGFSTKDQVSDLSGRGVGLDVVKETLTALHGDIRVESEPGQGTRFIMELPMTMAILSALLIQVGPVVLGIPVLNVERIEHWQQDVVKHTLGAEMIDDNGHPLKVTVLADWLKIPGSRPQVIVRVQDGPLKMALVADTVLGQQDVVIKPIDRVMPFMPWMTGAAVLGDGRVALMVDVKRLVERIGYDEKTSLQQKTVVSEGSTPEALSSWLVFELGAQPYAVSVEKVQEVLVRQPVSRIMGQHPFLEGVTMIRGESYPVISGRKMMDSPQDGESGYFIIIHMSQRRFVLSVDAVKEIIPINWRSIQAVPHYQKTEVIMGLAEVGDRVIQLVDFDATLAAVLPVDTSLPPAQEGPSRLDGVRVFVADDSRLARQKLMTALTEQGALVRAFEDGQALMTAIEEIKDASLHPHVVVTDMEMPRMDGYHVLQAMKSGFPAIPVIVHTSLDGKLSKERCQDLGADFVLTKWDVAELVHSVHLAYHGTMDNKGEKTHALIAD
- a CDS encoding CheR family methyltransferase is translated as MEFPDAHWHEFVRYIDHENLLVLQDYKRDQVERRLKGFLLREGYADLPGLIEAMRHQPGIAARLKNFLTVHVSEFFRDPPYWQRLATALHDRGFTHGRAWSAGCSWGAEPASFWLMERSHAHQWEIWATDTDVMTLEQAKLLRFPKESLTPLLDPYREWWHLDGEDTFSLVQEAHRDIHWAHHDLLTDKGYPQSFELVMSRYVMIYFSQEARRRVLENLVSSLKMGGLLFIGATETLLDAQAYGLVAIGPALFQRVM